DNA sequence from the Cupriavidus sp. WKF15 genome:
ACCACCCGATCGTGCTCAGCGGCATGCGTCAGGAACTGGCGCAGGAACTCGGAATGCAGATGGTCGGTACGGCCAGGAATTCAACGGAACTGGTCCGTCTGCTGGAAACCACGGCCTGTGATGTCATCGTCACCGATTACTCCATGCCAGGCGGTGAGATCGGCGACGGCCTGCCGATGCTGCAGATCCTGCGGCGGCGCTATCCGGCTACCCGCATCGTGGTGATCACGATGCTCGACAACCCTGCACTGATCCAAAGCATCCGCAAGGCCGGCGTCTCCGTCATCCTGAACAAGGCGGATCCACTGCATCACCTGGGGCCCGCGATCCGCGCTGCATTCAGCGGCCGGAGCTATCTGCCGCCGTCGCAGCAGTTCACCGCGGAAGCAGGGGGAACGGACACGTCCGGACCCGAGCAGAAGCTCTCGCAACGCGAACTGGAGGTGCTGCGCCAATGCGCCGCGGGCGTTTCGCTGGTGGAGATCGCGCGGCAGGCGAACCGCAGCAGCAAGACCATCAGCACGCAGAAAAGCATAGCGATGAAGAAGCTCGGGCTGACGAGTGGTTACGAGCTGTACCAGTACGCCCTCGAACACGGCCTGCTTCCTGCGGGCAGTAGCGGCGGCCGGAAAGGTTCCGACCGCCCGGAGTCCCCGGGCGCGTAGAAACTGGCTGCGGAATAAGGGATCCCCTATTCAGGCAGCAGACGGCCGCGAATACGATTCTCATCGTTCTGTGGCCTGCGCAGCCCTGTCAGCGTGCGGACCACGAATCCAGAAGCATGTTGGACCGGGCCAGACGGCCCGGCCACGGTTCCATGGTTTTCCAACCCAAAGACAGATCCATAATGAATACCAAGCTCTTCACCGCACTGGTCATCGCCGGTGCTGCTATCGGTTCGCCATTCGCGCATGCGTCGGATGGCACGATCACCTTCAAGGGCCAGATCACCGATACCACCTGTACCATCACGACCGGCAATGCAGGCAGCTTCACCGTGACGCTGCCCAATGTGTCCAAGACCAACCTGGCCGCTGCCGGCAGCACCGCTGGCATCACGGGTTTCTCGATCGCGCTGAGCAACTGCAATCCGGCCAGCGGAAACGTCCATGCGTTCTTCGAAGCCGGCGCCAACGTGGATCCCGCTACGGGCCGCCTCGTCAACACCGACGGCGTAGGCAGCGGTGGGGCGGCCAATGTGCAGATCGGGCTGCTCAACCCGTCCAATGGCAGCCTGATCTCGATCGGCGCTTCCGACGGTGCGGCCCAGAACTCGCTGGCCCAGCCGATCAAGCCGGACGGCACCGCGCTGCTGCCTTATGCGGCCCAGTACGTGGCAACCGGGGGCGCGGCCGCGGCTGGCTCCGTGTCGTCGAGCGTGACCTACATCCTGTCCTACCAGTAAAGCCGCGAGGCCGGAACGGGCGCCGCCATGTGCGGCGCCGGACTCCGGTCGCGATGAAGTTTCAATGCCAAGTTACATTCTGTTCAGAAGTCGGCTGCTCGCCGCCATCCTGCTTGCCGTCCTGCTCTCACTGGGCCTGGCGGATGCCACCGTGGCGCAGGCGTCGGTGGTGATCGCGGGCACCCGGGTTATCTACAACGCGCGCGACCGTGAAGTCACGGTCAAGCTGACCAACGAAGGCCCGATGCCGGCCCTGGTGCAGTCATGGCTGGACAACGGCGACTCAACCGCAGCGCCGACCGGCATCAGCGTGCCGTTCATGCTGACGCCGCCGATTGCGCGTATCGATGCCGGCAAGGGCCAGAGCCTGCGCATCGTCTACACCGGAGAGCCGCTACCCGAGGATCGCGAGTCGGTCTTCTGGCTCAACGTGCTGGAGATTCCGCCCAAGCCGAGCGCGGAAGAGGCCGGGCCGAACAAGCTCCAGCTGGCATTCCGTTCGCGCATCAAGTTCTTCTATCGCCCCGCCGGCCTGAAGGGCGAGGCGGGCGAAGCCCCTGCGAAACTCGCGTGGCGCCTGTCCCGCGGCGAAGGGCAGTCCGTGCTGGTTGCGCACAACCCCACACCGTTCCACGTCTCTGTCGTGAGTGTCGAACTGACGGGCGGCGGCAAGCGTGCGGTCAGCGACCTGGGCGGCATGGTCGCCCCGGGAGAATCGCTGCGCTTCACGCTGCAAGGCAACGTGCCTGCCAGCGCCGACAGCAAGGTTCGCTATCACACCCTGAACGACTGGGGCGGCTCGACCGACGGGGACGCCGCGCTCGCCGGCATCGATTAGGCGGCTCCCCCGGGACGTTTCCCCCTTGACAGTACACGGTCAGAGCGATCCCGGCTGCATGGCAGGGCGGCATTCGCTCGACCCTCCGATCCATAGTCATGCAAGTCAGAAGAAGACACCGAGTGCTCCCTTCGCGCCTGTGCCCGCTCTGCGTGGTGGCGTTGACGCTGTTTGCCGCTGAGGCAAGCCGGGCCGCGACAGCGCGATCGGCCCAGGTCGAATTCAATGACGAGTTCCTGCGGCAGCCCGGCGGGTCGAGCCTCGATGTCTCGCGATTCAACCAGGGCAACGTAGCGCTGCCGGGTACCTATCATGCCGACCTTCAGGTCAACGGCGTCTGGCTCGGCATGGCGGAGATCAATATGCGGCAGGTCGGCACGGACCCACGCAATGTGCAAGCCTGCCTCGACCGCCCGCTGCTCGAGCGTGCCGGTGTGGACATCACACGGCTTGCGCCCGAATCCGAGGATCGCCTGGCCGGGGCGGCAAAGTCGGAATGCCTCACGCTCGGGGAACTGATCCCGGGCGCCACGGCCGAATTCGACAACGGCGAGCAGCGGCTGGAGCTGAGCGTGCCGCAGTCATTCCTGAACCGCAGCGCGCGCGGCTATGTCGATCCGCGCTACTGGGACGACGGCGTCAATGCCGCGCGCCTGCAGTACAACGCCAGCGTCTATCACGCGGACAGTGCCGGGGTGTCGTCGACGCAGGGCTACCTCGGCCTGAATGCCGGCGTCAATGTCGGGGCCTGGCGCTTCCGGCACTATGGCAGCCTGTCGCACGATGCGGTCAGCGGCAACCGCTACCAGTCGGTACAGACCAGCCTGCAGCGTTCGATCACGACGCTGCGCAGCCAGCTTGTGATCGGCGATGCGTTTACCGATGGCGCCATGTTCGACAGCTTCGGCTTTCGCGGCGTGCAGCTTGCCACGGACGACCGCATGCTGCCCGAATCCCAGCGCGGGTATGCGCCGACCGTCCGCGGCATCGCCAACAGCAATGCGCGGGTGCAGGTGCGGCAGAACGGCAACATCATCTACGAAACCACGGTATCGCCGGGTCCGTTCGAGATCGACGATCTCTATGCGACCGGCTACGGCGGCGACCTGGAGGTGCTGGTGACCGAAGCCGATGGCAGCGTGCGGGCCTCGCTGGTGCCCTACGCACCCGTGGTGAACGCCTTGCGCCCCGGGGTCTGGCGCTACAGCGTGATATCGGGCCAGTACCGGAACAGCAGCGTGCACGGCACGCCGGCCTTCATGCAGGCGACGGTCCAGCACGGCATCTCCAACCTGGTCACCGGCTATGGCGGCCTGCTGGCCGCGCAGGACTATTTCTCGCTGGTGCTCGGCATGGCGCTGAACACGTCCTACGGCGCGTTCGGTGCCGATATCACGCATGCCAGCACGCGCCTGTCCAGCCAGCCCGACCGCAGCGGCCAGAGCCTGCGCGTGTCATACAGCAAGCAACTGGCTCCGACCCGTACGAACCTGACGCTGGCGGCCTACCGCTACTCCACCAGCGGCTTCCTGAACTTTGCCGACGCCGTGGCGATGCGCGCGGTGGAAGCGGCAACGACCGATTCCCTGCCTGGCGGCATCCGGCGCGGCCGCCTTCAGCTGACCGTCAGCCAGAGCTTGCCGACCGGCTATGGCAGCCTGTACCTGTCCGGCTCCACACAGGACTACTGGAACCGCCGCGGCCGGGACACCCAGTTCCAGGCCGGCTACAACAACAGCTACGGGCGGCTGAGTTATGGGGTCTCGGCAGCGCGGCAGATCAACCTCGGCAGCGGCCGGTGGGAGAACCGGGTCATGCTCACGCTCGCCATTCCGCTGGGCAAGTCGCCGCTCGCGCCGTATTCGACGACCAGCGTGCAGAAGGACTCCAACGGTGTCACGAGCATCCAGGAGTCGCTGACCGGGGCGCTGGGCACCGATAACAGCTTCACCTATGGACTGAATGCCGGCCACAGCAGCGGCGGCGGCAGCGGTTCCAGCAGCGTGGCGGCGAATGCCGGCTATATCTCGCCGGTGGCGACGCTGAGCGCCAATGCCAGCACCGGGAGCCATTACAGCCAGTTCGGCGCCGGCATCTCCGGCGGCATCGTGGCGTATGCGGGCGGCGTGACATTCATGCCTGTGCTGGGCGACACCGTCGCCATTGTGGAGGCCGCGGACGCGGCCGGCGCGCGCGTCGCCAATGCCAACGGCCTGCGGCTCGACCCATGGGGACATGCCGTGGTACCGAACCTGATGCCGTTCTCGCGCAACCAGATCGAGATCGACCCGAAGGACCTGCCGCTCAACGTGGAGCTGCGCTCGACCATGCAACAGGTCGCGCCGACATCCGGCGCGGTGGTTCGCGTACGGTTCGAGACCGGCAACAGCGGCCAGGTGGCGATCCTGCGCGTGCGCATGGCCGACGGCAAGCCGCTGCCGTTCGGTGCCGAGGTATTCGAAGCCGACGGGAACCTGATTGGAACGGTTGGCCAGGATGGGCGCTTCATCGCACGGGGAATCCGGCGGGAGGCCGGCGTGCTGACGGCAAAGTGGGGAGCGCAGGAGGACGAGACCTGCTCGTTCGACTACGTCCTGCCGCCCGATAGCGCCACCGGACGTTCCCTGCCGCGCGCCGAGGGCATGTGCCATGGCGGTGTTCCGGCGGTGGATTCAAGAAACAGCATCCCTGAGAACGAGCAAGGAGCACGATCATGAATCAGCTCAACGCCTCCGCCGGAACGAAGACGGCGCTTTACGGCCTGCTGGCGGCCATCATGCTGCTGGCATCGCAGGTGGCGAACGCGGCCTGCACGTCGACGCCGGCAATGCCATACCTGCAGGCAGCGAACAATATGGCAGTGGTCACCACTTTGCCAGTCGGCAGCACGATACCGGGCACCGTGCGCAACTACACCTTCAGCGGAATCTGTGACAACGTGCCGCCCAACGTGGTGCCCGGCGCGCAGATTATCGCGTGCTACTACGGTTCCGGCACCGAAGGGCCGGACGGGGTGTACTCGACCGGTGTGCCCGGCGTTGGCATTCGCTTGCGCAACGCGGCGGGGCAAGCCATTGCCCATGCATCGAGCGTCTGGTGCAACACGACGGGGCAGGGGCTGGGCAACTTGAACGCCGATATGACCTACTCGGTCTCGGTGTCCATCGAGTTCGTCAAGACTGGCCCGACCTCCGGCGGCACGCTGGACCCCATGCAGACGCGCTTCGGCTTTGGCGTCTATCAGGGGTCCACCGCCGGTGCGCTGGGGGGTGGCGGCGTCAACTACATCGGCTTCAGCGGAAGCGCGGTCCCGCGGCCGATCACGTGCAACGTGAACTATCCGGCGACCGTCACGCTGCAGCCCGTGCGCGCGGCGGACCTGAGGCCGGCGGGAACATCGGCAGGCGCTACGCCGTTCACGATCGGCGTCACGTGCGACACGCCGGCCAATGTCGGTGTCACATTCGACGGTGCTCCCGGCACGCCTGTGCTAGCCGCCAGCTCGGGTGTGCTTGGCCCGTCGAACGCTGGTGCACCGGGGGCTGCCACTGGCGTTGGCTTCCAGGTCGTGACCGGCGGCAGCTACCAGCCGGTGCCGCTGCAGACGCGCAATGACCTGGGTAGCATTCAGGCAAACGTTCCGGCCTCGTACAGCTATGCGGTCCGGTACATCGGCCTGAACAACGGCTTGCCGGTCACCGCGGGAAAGGTGGTCAGCGCCGCGACCTTCACCTTCGACTATCAATAGGCCCGCACCGTCATTTTTTTTAGCCGATACGCGAGCTGCGGCGGGGTAATCCCCAGCATGCGCGCCGCCGACGACAGGTTGCCGCGCGTCGTGTCGATGGCGAGCTGCATCAGCCGCCCCTCGATCTGCGGCAGCGACACCTGCTGGTCCAGCAGCTTTTGCAGCAGGGCATCGGCGTCCTCGGGCGCTTCGGCGGCCTGCACCTGCTGGCTGTGAACAGGTGGGAAGTGTCGATCAGCCCCGCTGCGGGCGCCAGCAGCACACCGCGCTCGATCATGTTCTCGAGTTCCCGGATATTGCCAGGCCACTGGTACTGCATCAGCGCGTCGCGGGCGCTGGCGCAGGAGACTCGCCGGCTACGCCGGCGAAGCAGCGGCGCCTGCCAAGCACGACAACCCCATCATCACTCACGGCGAAGGCCCTAATCGCGCACAAACGCCCTGCACTGGCCGAAAACTTGCTTCTCCTCCTGTGTGAAGTCACCCGCACAGTCTGGAGGTTCCATGCACGCGCGCATCACTGCTCACAAGGGAATTCTGGTGGTCGAACTGGTGCAGAACCAGGCGGCGGAAGAGGGCGTCCGCTCGAATCTGGACAAGCTGCGCAACCTGGGCACGATTGTCCATGACACGCGACGCTATCTTGGCGTTTCGGAAGAGGCGCTGGCACTGCTGAAGATCCTCAAGCGCGGCCTCGACCGCATCGGCGATTTCGCCTGGTTCCGAAGCGACGATGGCGTGGATCATTTTGCGTGGCTGGGCGGTCCCAAGCGGCTGGTCGATCCGAAGGAGGTCGCGACGGCCCGAAGCTACGAGATTCTTGCGCACCAGGTCATTCCGAACCAGGTGCCCGAGGGTGCAAGGGCTGCCATCGAAGCGAACTTCTGAACGCCAGAGCGGCGGCAGGATACGCATCCTGCCGCCGCTCTGGCCCTTCCGCTCCCCTTGTTGGATTCCGGCCTATTTCACGCAGGCCAGATTGACGTAGAGCCCGCCCCAGCTGGTGGCCTGGTTGGTGTCCAGCTGTACCTGCAGCTTGTCGTTGTGGCTGACGGTCCCGGCCGGCATTTGCTGGCTGCAGTTCTGCTGTCCGTTGCTGATCTTGCAGCTCAGGTTACCCACCGCCGCCATGGTCGCCGACGAACCCGAGCCCGTGACCTTGTACACGGCCATATTGAGGGTTCCGGTAGCCTTGCCGAGTGTGTGTGCGGTCAGCGTGATAGTGGTGCAGTCATAGGGAATCACGACGCCGAAGTCCGACGGCAACGGAACCGCCCCGCCAGCCCCGGTCATGACGTACTTCCCTCGGGTGAGCGTGTCCGGCACGTTGAAGTTGCCGTTGTAGACGGTCGGTACAGTGGCGCCTGTGGTCGGCCAGTGGCCGCCGGCCTTTGGTCCATACAGGGTGCCGGTCGAAGTATCGAAGTAGAAGTCCCCGTCGACACCGATATTGTCGCTGGGCGCACCGCTGCCGTAGATGACGTGGGCGCCGCCGACAGTAGTGCCACCGCCACTGCTGCCGCTGCCGCCACTGCCGCTGCCAGGCTGGCCGACCAGTGCGACCCCTGCAGGCCACTGGCCATTGGCCTTGGGCCCATAGAGCGTCCAGGTACTGGTATCGAGATAGTAGTCGCCATCGGCGCCGATATTGTTGCCGGGCGCCCCCACGCCAGTCAGGACGGTGCCGCCACCGCTGCCCGGCGAACCGCCACCCAGCGGCACACCCGGTGGCCATGTACCATCGGCCTTCGGTCCGAACAGCGTCCCGGTCGTAGTATTGATGTAGTAGTCGCCGTTATTGCCAACGCTACTGGTCGGGTCCACCGAGCCGGACAAGATGGTATTCCCCGCCGTACCAGTGTTGCCAGTTGCCCCCGTATCGCCCTTTGTGCCCGGCGTGCCGGCCACGGCAACCCCCGGCGGCCACGCGCCGTTTGCCTTGGGGCCGAAGAGCATCCCGGTCGTCGTGTTCAGGTAGAAGTCCCCGTCCTTGCCGATGTCGGGCCCCGGATCGCCGGTACCCGTCAGCAAGGCGCTGCTGCTTGCAGTCGGCGTTGTCGCCGGCGCGGTGGTTCCCGAACTTGGTGTGGTGGCGGCGGTAGCGGCCGGAGCCGAGTCGCCGCCCCCTCCGCCACAACCGGCAACAATGATGGCCAGGCATGCAAGCGGCAAGGCCGCCAGCTTCATGTGAGCGCTTTTCATGAACTCTCTCCCCGGACTGTGCGAATGATCGAAATTCGATGACACTTCTTCGATGCCAGCGATGCGTTCAATCTAGTACCCGGGCAAAGCGTCGGAAATCGGCTCTATGGACGAGCCATGCATGGTCCAGAGTGCTGACCATCAGCATCGGCAGGACCGGGTTTTCACCGGGAAAAGTGGTGGTTTGCGGCCCGACTCCCCCGACTGCCGATAGAGGCCGGTCAGGCAACCCCACGAAGGGGGATATCAAAAGTGTGAGTCAGGCGTGAAACGCGGGCACCATGACATTCTTTTTCACGACCTTCACAGCACGGGTTCCGATCGACAAGCGTGCCGGCCAGTTACCGCCCGCCGCCGCAGAGCCCCTTGTGCCGGCGACGCTTGACGTAGCGCCCCCAAGGCGGCAGCGTCGCGCCGACGCAGCGGTTAGCGCAGCCATCCGCTGATGGCCATGTTGCGGAGATTGCGCAGGTAGTGGTTCGCCAGCCAGCGCCGACGGGGCGTCTATGCCCGGGCGCTGGCATCAGCCTTTCGCAACGGCCTGCCTGATCGCGGCAAGCAAGTCTTCGGTATTCACCATCAGTCCGCGAACCTGGCGCAGCGTTGAATACTGGTTGAGCACAGCTTTCCAGCGATCCGATGCCAGCAACAGATGCCAGACCGGCTCAAGCATAGCGACATCCGCATGCTGGTT
Encoded proteins:
- a CDS encoding response regulator transcription factor; its protein translation is MIKVLIADDHPIVLSGMRQELAQELGMQMVGTARNSTELVRLLETTACDVIVTDYSMPGGEIGDGLPMLQILRRRYPATRIVVITMLDNPALIQSIRKAGVSVILNKADPLHHLGPAIRAAFSGRSYLPPSQQFTAEAGGTDTSGPEQKLSQRELEVLRQCAAGVSLVEIARQANRSSKTISTQKSIAMKKLGLTSGYELYQYALEHGLLPAGSSGGRKGSDRPESPGA
- a CDS encoding fimbrial protein, which produces MNTKLFTALVIAGAAIGSPFAHASDGTITFKGQITDTTCTITTGNAGSFTVTLPNVSKTNLAAAGSTAGITGFSIALSNCNPASGNVHAFFEAGANVDPATGRLVNTDGVGSGGAANVQIGLLNPSNGSLISIGASDGAAQNSLAQPIKPDGTALLPYAAQYVATGGAAAAGSVSSSVTYILSYQ
- a CDS encoding fimbria/pilus periplasmic chaperone, encoding MPSYILFRSRLLAAILLAVLLSLGLADATVAQASVVIAGTRVIYNARDREVTVKLTNEGPMPALVQSWLDNGDSTAAPTGISVPFMLTPPIARIDAGKGQSLRIVYTGEPLPEDRESVFWLNVLEIPPKPSAEEAGPNKLQLAFRSRIKFFYRPAGLKGEAGEAPAKLAWRLSRGEGQSVLVAHNPTPFHVSVVSVELTGGGKRAVSDLGGMVAPGESLRFTLQGNVPASADSKVRYHTLNDWGGSTDGDAALAGID
- a CDS encoding fimbria/pilus outer membrane usher protein: MQVRRRHRVLPSRLCPLCVVALTLFAAEASRAATARSAQVEFNDEFLRQPGGSSLDVSRFNQGNVALPGTYHADLQVNGVWLGMAEINMRQVGTDPRNVQACLDRPLLERAGVDITRLAPESEDRLAGAAKSECLTLGELIPGATAEFDNGEQRLELSVPQSFLNRSARGYVDPRYWDDGVNAARLQYNASVYHADSAGVSSTQGYLGLNAGVNVGAWRFRHYGSLSHDAVSGNRYQSVQTSLQRSITTLRSQLVIGDAFTDGAMFDSFGFRGVQLATDDRMLPESQRGYAPTVRGIANSNARVQVRQNGNIIYETTVSPGPFEIDDLYATGYGGDLEVLVTEADGSVRASLVPYAPVVNALRPGVWRYSVISGQYRNSSVHGTPAFMQATVQHGISNLVTGYGGLLAAQDYFSLVLGMALNTSYGAFGADITHASTRLSSQPDRSGQSLRVSYSKQLAPTRTNLTLAAYRYSTSGFLNFADAVAMRAVEAATTDSLPGGIRRGRLQLTVSQSLPTGYGSLYLSGSTQDYWNRRGRDTQFQAGYNNSYGRLSYGVSAARQINLGSGRWENRVMLTLAIPLGKSPLAPYSTTSVQKDSNGVTSIQESLTGALGTDNSFTYGLNAGHSSGGGSGSSSVAANAGYISPVATLSANASTGSHYSQFGAGISGGIVAYAGGVTFMPVLGDTVAIVEAADAAGARVANANGLRLDPWGHAVVPNLMPFSRNQIEIDPKDLPLNVELRSTMQQVAPTSGAVVRVRFETGNSGQVAILRVRMADGKPLPFGAEVFEADGNLIGTVGQDGRFIARGIRREAGVLTAKWGAQEDETCSFDYVLPPDSATGRSLPRAEGMCHGGVPAVDSRNSIPENEQGARS
- a CDS encoding fimbrial protein, which translates into the protein MNQLNASAGTKTALYGLLAAIMLLASQVANAACTSTPAMPYLQAANNMAVVTTLPVGSTIPGTVRNYTFSGICDNVPPNVVPGAQIIACYYGSGTEGPDGVYSTGVPGVGIRLRNAAGQAIAHASSVWCNTTGQGLGNLNADMTYSVSVSIEFVKTGPTSGGTLDPMQTRFGFGVYQGSTAGALGGGGVNYIGFSGSAVPRPITCNVNYPATVTLQPVRAADLRPAGTSAGATPFTIGVTCDTPANVGVTFDGAPGTPVLAASSGVLGPSNAGAPGAATGVGFQVVTGGSYQPVPLQTRNDLGSIQANVPASYSYAVRYIGLNNGLPVTAGKVVSAATFTFDYQ
- a CDS encoding helix-turn-helix domain-containing protein, translating into MQAAEAPEDADALLQKLLDQQVSLPQIEGRLMQLAIDTTRGNLSSAARMLGITPPQLAYRLKKMTVRAY